A region of Necator americanus strain Aroian chromosome I, whole genome shotgun sequence DNA encodes the following proteins:
- a CDS encoding hypothetical protein (NECATOR_CHRI.G3045.T1), whose amino-acid sequence MWAVLVLLCTHLSSILSIHTRFCQLVWPFFASALCAKNLSASTADDFEFHAFHEELEEVIRNMKPFYRFVVGDFNAKLGKATEEEYRIEKFGPGDRNENGNRFRQWFPARLFHGNSLFMKKDHRRWTWESPSGATSAEIVVST is encoded by the coding sequence ATGtgggcggtgttggttttgttgtgcacccatctgtcgtccatcttgtcgattcacACGAGATTTTGTCaactcgtctggccattcttcgcctccgccctctgcgccaaaaacctaTCAGCATCAACAGCTGATGATTTCGAATTCCACGCGTTtcacgaggagctggaggaagtgatccgcaacATGAAGCCCTTCTACagattcgttgtcggagacttcaacgcaaaactaggaaaggctacagaagaggaatacaggatcgaAAAATTTGGGccaggggaccggaatgaaaatggcaatcgtttCAGGCAGTGGTTtcccgctcgcctctttcatgggaattctcttttcatgaagaaagatcatcgtcggtggacatgggaatcgcccagtGGCGCGACTAGTGCGGAGAtcgtggtgtctacttga